Sequence from the Plasmodium yoelii strain 17X genome assembly, chromosome: 10 genome:
aatataatattcttttagtaataatattatattattattccatgttaattttaaattgaaattaataataataaaaatatttttatctacatATAATTGCTGCATATAGGattaaataattgtattGCCTATTTTagtgcatacatatataatatgatacCCCCTTAACCtagaaattataaattatattccatCATAATGGAAGATTCTATAGTATGTATACcttttgatattatatttcctataaatttcattaagttatattttaatagcattttcttaatacatttttttataattttttttaaattattttttagtgTGGAAAATTTGATCTTTTGAGGATGTATTTACCAGATGAATTAAAAGACAAGGGGAAATTTGAACTAGAAGATATCAGTAATTACAATAATTACTGCCCTAATAGAGATTGCAATAGTGAACTCGAAAAAATTACGATTGGATTTTTATGGTTACTTGGAGaatattttactaaataCCCAAAGAAAGGTAAAAGTGAATATAATGATAAAccattttttctatatattgttttatggTTAAGTCACAAATTAAATCAACACTCGGAGTACCGAACTACCCCAATAAACGACTTTTatactaaaaatataattggtagtaataaatatagtaTTTTTAAGAATGATTCCAGCAGATTTACAGATTATAGGGAATTCAtagataaacaaattaatttgttgaatattaatattgaagatttgtctaaattttatgatgcatttaaactATTATGTagtatatatgataatacTGAAATGAATACAGATAGGAATACATTGTTAAATAATGCAAGTAAATTTGTTATAAAATATCAAGAAC
This genomic interval carries:
- a CDS encoding PIR protein, with product MEDSICGKFDLLRMYLPDELKDKGKFELEDISNYNNYCPNRDCNSELEKITIGFLWLLGEYFTKYPKKGKSEYNDKPFFLYIVLWLSHKLNQHSEYRTTPINDFYTKNIIGSNKYSIFKNDSSRFTDYREFIDKQINLLNINIEDLSKFYDAFKLLCSIYDNTEMNTDRNTLLNNASKFVIKYQELKRDSSNFDDSPYKKILSVLSNDYDYLKNKCKHVQLIPDIEADISALAFTFEDASSSSPVGSKLFTVLSIFGAIAFFLGISYKYSLFGFRKRAQKQYLREKIKKIKKKMNH